From one Trueperella pyogenes genomic stretch:
- a CDS encoding aspartate-semialdehyde dehydrogenase, giving the protein MSITLAVVGATGQVGRVMRTLLEERGVDVDAVRFFSSARSAGSVLSFRGQDIVVEDVACADFSGIDVAVFSAGGAASLEYAPKFVAAGAVVVDNSSAWRKDPAVPLVVSEVNPEAIKDRPKGIIANPNCTTMAIMPVVKVLADEAGLKNMVVSSYQAVSGSGLAGVNALANQACAGVESGEELKGLAVDGRAIPQPAETKPYVAPIAFNVVPLAGTVVDDGTFETDEEQKLRNESRKILGLPDIKVAGTCVRVPVFTGHSMAVSAEFEREISVERAIELLKAAPGVEYAEVPTPLESAGNDACYVGRVRQNFAADDPAKGLSFFVVGDNLRKGAALNAIQIAELVIEELRGTSLTPANIGFGNA; this is encoded by the coding sequence ATGAGCATCACCCTTGCAGTTGTTGGTGCGACCGGTCAAGTTGGCCGCGTCATGCGCACATTGTTGGAAGAGCGCGGTGTGGATGTCGACGCCGTCCGGTTCTTCTCTTCGGCCCGTTCGGCTGGATCGGTTCTATCATTCCGCGGGCAAGACATCGTGGTTGAGGACGTGGCGTGCGCCGATTTTTCCGGCATTGACGTGGCGGTGTTCTCGGCGGGTGGCGCGGCGTCGTTGGAATACGCGCCGAAGTTCGTAGCTGCGGGTGCCGTGGTAGTGGACAATTCTTCTGCATGGCGCAAGGATCCTGCAGTTCCGCTCGTCGTTTCCGAGGTGAACCCGGAGGCGATTAAAGATCGTCCGAAGGGGATTATCGCGAACCCCAACTGCACGACAATGGCGATCATGCCAGTGGTGAAGGTGCTGGCCGACGAGGCCGGGCTGAAGAATATGGTAGTCAGCTCTTATCAGGCGGTGTCGGGTTCCGGGCTGGCAGGTGTGAATGCGCTGGCTAACCAGGCGTGTGCCGGTGTGGAAAGCGGCGAGGAACTCAAGGGGTTGGCAGTGGATGGTCGTGCCATACCACAGCCTGCAGAGACGAAGCCGTACGTGGCTCCCATCGCGTTTAATGTGGTGCCACTGGCTGGCACCGTGGTGGACGATGGCACTTTTGAGACCGACGAGGAGCAAAAGCTGCGCAATGAGTCGCGAAAGATCCTAGGTTTGCCAGACATCAAGGTGGCAGGCACGTGCGTGCGCGTGCCGGTATTCACTGGGCACTCGATGGCTGTGTCTGCCGAGTTTGAGCGTGAGATCTCGGTTGAGCGGGCAATTGAGCTGCTGAAGGCTGCCCCCGGTGTGGAGTACGCCGAAGTTCCCACCCCCTTAGAATCCGCCGGAAACGATGCCTGTTACGTGGGGCGCGTGCGGCAGAACTTTGCAGCCGATGATCCCGCTAAGGGCCTGTCCTTCTTCGTGGTGGGTGACAACCTGCGCAAGGGTGCAGCTCTCAACGCTATTCAGATCGCCGAGCTAGTGATAGAGGAACTGCGAGGAACGTCCCTAACTCCTGCGAATATCGGTTTTGGTAACGCTTAG
- a CDS encoding YbdD/YjiX family protein, protein MSELLRKLRESLTTMRYMWRSFTGEAAYDRYVERHARCHPDHPPMTKREFWRDRADWDENNVQARCC, encoded by the coding sequence ATGAGTGAATTGTTGCGCAAGCTTCGCGAATCGTTGACGACGATGAGATACATGTGGCGCTCGTTCACCGGCGAGGCCGCATATGACCGTTACGTCGAACGCCACGCGCGGTGCCATCCTGACCATCCCCCGATGACGAAACGCGAATTTTGGCGTGATCGCGCCGACTGGGATGAAAACAACGTTCAGGCGCGCTGCTGCTGA
- the recR gene encoding recombination mediator RecR — MAGVYDGAVQALIDELGRLPGVGPKSAQRIAFHLLEADDAEVEALVDALESVKSKVKFCELCGNVTEEVRCRICTDPRRLDSVICVVEEAKDIVAIERSREYRGRYHVLGGAIDPIGGIGPEDLRIRELYARLGSGAVQEVILAMDPNVEGEATATYLSLNLSHMNVIVSRLASGLPVGGDLEYADEVTISRAMEGRQRIHTPTN; from the coding sequence ATGGCAGGTGTATACGACGGCGCAGTCCAAGCGCTCATCGACGAACTCGGACGGCTGCCTGGCGTCGGCCCCAAGAGCGCCCAGCGGATCGCCTTCCACTTGCTCGAAGCGGACGACGCCGAAGTGGAAGCCCTCGTCGATGCCCTCGAATCAGTAAAATCCAAAGTGAAGTTTTGCGAATTGTGCGGAAACGTCACCGAAGAGGTTCGATGCCGGATCTGCACGGATCCGCGCCGTCTCGACTCGGTCATCTGTGTCGTCGAAGAAGCTAAGGATATCGTCGCCATCGAGAGATCTCGCGAATACCGAGGGCGTTACCACGTGCTCGGTGGTGCCATTGATCCCATTGGTGGCATCGGCCCGGAGGATTTACGCATCCGGGAGCTTTACGCGCGGCTCGGCTCCGGCGCCGTGCAAGAAGTCATCCTGGCCATGGATCCAAACGTTGAAGGCGAAGCGACTGCCACCTACCTTTCTCTCAACTTGTCGCATATGAACGTCATCGTCTCGCGGCTGGCCTCCGGCCTGCCAGTCGGCGGCGACCTCGAATATGCGGACGAAGTGACGATTTCGCGTGCCATGGAAGGGCGTCAGCGGATTCACACGCCCACCAATTGA
- a CDS encoding aspartate kinase produces the protein MSLIVQKFGGSSVADADGIKRVAQRIVDTHKAGNRVVAVVSAMGDTTDELIDLAASVTDEPTLREMDILLSAGERISMALLAMAVTDLGVHAYAFTGPQAGLHTDTAYGAASIVGVVPERIARVLQANEIAIIAGFQGVNRHDDVTTLGRGGSDTTAVAFAAALRADVCEIYSDVDGVFTADPRICKSARQIPALTYEETLEMAAHGAKILHLRAVEYARRYDVPLHVRSSFSKKEGTWIVNETTRSRWDGDNETPMISGISHDTSQAKITITGVPDEPGAAARIFQVVADAGSSIDMIVQNVPVNRPGQATISFTLPISDVKRAVYALEQERADLGFGQILQDDGVGILSLIGTGMRSHPGVTAKFFAALAEAGINIDLISTSEIRISTVLDARDVPEAVRVVHKAFDLDAEEEAIIYGGTGR, from the coding sequence GTGTCTCTCATCGTGCAAAAGTTCGGTGGCTCGTCTGTCGCTGATGCGGACGGCATCAAGCGCGTAGCTCAGCGCATTGTGGACACGCATAAGGCCGGAAACCGGGTAGTGGCAGTCGTCTCTGCTATGGGCGACACGACCGATGAACTCATTGACTTGGCCGCGTCCGTCACCGATGAGCCCACTTTGCGCGAAATGGACATTCTGCTCTCGGCCGGAGAGCGCATCTCCATGGCGCTGCTCGCCATGGCGGTGACTGACCTGGGCGTCCACGCCTACGCCTTCACCGGCCCGCAGGCTGGCCTGCACACAGACACGGCTTACGGTGCGGCGTCGATCGTCGGCGTCGTGCCAGAGCGCATCGCGCGCGTACTTCAGGCAAATGAGATCGCGATCATCGCGGGCTTCCAAGGCGTCAACAGGCACGACGACGTCACGACGCTCGGCCGGGGCGGATCCGACACTACGGCAGTCGCTTTCGCCGCGGCGCTGCGGGCAGACGTGTGCGAGATCTACTCCGACGTCGACGGGGTGTTCACCGCCGACCCGCGCATCTGCAAGTCCGCCCGGCAGATTCCGGCGCTGACCTACGAAGAGACCCTCGAGATGGCGGCGCACGGCGCTAAGATCCTGCACCTTCGTGCGGTCGAGTACGCCCGCCGATACGATGTGCCCCTGCATGTTCGCTCATCATTTTCCAAGAAGGAAGGAACGTGGATCGTGAATGAGACCACCCGCAGTCGCTGGGATGGCGACAACGAAACCCCGATGATCTCTGGAATTAGCCATGACACGTCGCAGGCGAAGATCACGATCACCGGCGTCCCCGATGAGCCAGGCGCGGCCGCACGAATCTTCCAGGTGGTCGCCGACGCCGGTTCCTCCATCGACATGATCGTCCAGAATGTGCCGGTCAACCGGCCCGGCCAGGCTACGATCTCTTTCACGTTGCCGATCTCAGACGTCAAGCGAGCCGTCTACGCATTAGAACAGGAGCGGGCGGATCTCGGCTTTGGCCAGATTCTTCAAGACGACGGCGTAGGCATCCTGTCCCTCATCGGCACGGGTATGCGCTCGCATCCGGGCGTGACGGCGAAGTTTTTCGCCGCGCTAGCGGAAGCCGGCATCAACATTGACTTGATTTCCACCTCGGAGATTCGTATCTCCACGGTGCTGGACGCCCGCGACGTGCCGGAGGCCGTTCGCGTCGTACATAAAGCATTCGACCTGGATGCTGAAGAAGAAGCAATCATTTATGGAGGTACTGGACGATGA
- a CDS encoding endonuclease domain-containing protein: MHGVMSKAELELQGLTKRKIAELVNKGALKHVSRGWYAWQNADPKVVLAASVHTRIGCLTACAMHGLWVPPQPASIHMTVNEWDSPAKIRKAISATLIRSVDISIHRFNGDKSELVASPKEALEHVARFHDSEVAMIEIESALNLNLVTVECVMAMLERLPASRARFLSAFQTTSQSGSETRVAHFLRSRGLTVIQQFSPFPNRWVDMKVGESWIVECDSAAHHAGEAAYESDRQRDLALKAMGYEVTRLSYRQIWLDWDNTRRMLEQIIRQRRYLRKVKGWRSVFLGVAAPTSANADFGKVRQVIQRKTQRLGP; this comes from the coding sequence ATGCACGGTGTCATGTCGAAAGCAGAGCTGGAATTGCAAGGGTTGACGAAGCGGAAAATCGCTGAGTTGGTCAACAAGGGCGCGCTTAAACATGTTAGTCGTGGCTGGTACGCATGGCAGAATGCGGATCCGAAAGTGGTTCTTGCCGCATCTGTGCATACCCGTATCGGGTGCTTAACAGCCTGCGCCATGCACGGTCTATGGGTGCCGCCGCAACCGGCATCGATTCATATGACGGTGAATGAGTGGGATTCTCCAGCGAAGATCAGAAAGGCAATATCCGCAACACTTATCCGCAGCGTTGACATATCCATCCACCGCTTTAATGGAGACAAAAGTGAACTCGTCGCGAGCCCGAAGGAAGCGCTCGAACACGTCGCGCGCTTTCATGATTCTGAAGTCGCGATGATCGAAATAGAGTCTGCGCTCAATCTCAACCTTGTAACGGTCGAATGCGTGATGGCGATGCTCGAGCGCCTCCCAGCAAGTCGAGCGCGATTCTTGAGTGCCTTCCAAACTACCTCGCAATCGGGGAGCGAGACCAGAGTTGCGCACTTTTTGCGCAGTCGCGGTCTCACCGTTATCCAGCAGTTTTCGCCCTTTCCCAACAGATGGGTGGACATGAAAGTGGGTGAGTCGTGGATCGTGGAGTGCGATTCCGCGGCACACCACGCCGGAGAGGCTGCTTATGAAAGTGACCGGCAGCGCGATTTGGCCCTCAAAGCTATGGGATACGAGGTTACACGTCTAAGCTATCGGCAGATTTGGCTGGACTGGGACAACACCCGCCGGATGCTAGAACAGATAATCCGGCAAAGGCGTTATCTGCGCAAAGTTAAGGGGTGGAGATCGGTTTTTCTGGGTGTCGCGGCCCCAACCTCTGCGAATGCTGATTTTGGTAAGGTTCGCCAGGTTATACAGAGAAAAACGCAGAGGTTAGGGCCATGA
- a CDS encoding DNA polymerase III subunit gamma and tau: MSIALYRRYRPESFQEVIGQDHVTKPLMAALDAGRTTHAYLFSGPRGCGKTTSARILARCLNCVEYPTAKPCGVCDSCKELSRNGSGSLDVVELDAASHGGVDDARELREQAGFAPVRDRFKIFIIDEAHMVTNQGFNALLKLVEEPPPHVKFIFATTEPEKVIGTIRSRTHHYPFRLVPPLDLEKYLALLCAQEGVSAGKDLLSLVVRAGTGSVRDTLSVLDQIIGGSEGTRLDYDRAVALLGYTSATLLDEAVEAISARDGAALFGVVDKVVKSGHDPRRFVEDMLQRLRDLVIIALAGEEAKDVFVAVPEDQYARMLTQAGELGAERASQCADLTNEALSEMVGATAPRLQLELLCARLIIAKVGVPAQAVSDGPEAPSPEVASSLAKFRKPTTPTPQPARQPNSAPAQVAQGAVDQQKRMDQMDPRKRPMPAFPDMGAPANQTRAATPEQPTTPERPARPQPAEPELPSQAMADHANPATPPLGEDPLAQVAAQWSAIMADQSLSRVAHAQLGAARGPIKVEDGVLYIGFEQPGLANAFTARGAREVERVISSKCGINLRVAGIAGGEPPAPKADAAQGAAPVKGLPSHQVLVQAEAERPAPTAHTTSSGPEHTALEAASPEEPADGEEPVIWDEPSYAPEDLAPWPNPPAEQSILGSAAQNFPMPPPAQLPADYTANGREPSDGVVGIGAQVPPVEDPYTRTAVGKWGTPPPPAPPSASAAEDPDDVTVPDEDPEWEGAAADDPDISQSTKVGLQVVLERFDAKVIEELKES, translated from the coding sequence GTGAGTATCGCACTGTATCGCCGCTACCGGCCCGAGTCGTTCCAAGAAGTGATCGGTCAGGATCATGTCACTAAGCCGTTGATGGCTGCCTTGGACGCGGGTCGTACTACGCATGCCTACCTTTTTTCCGGCCCACGCGGGTGCGGAAAGACGACGTCGGCGCGCATCCTTGCCCGGTGCCTGAACTGTGTTGAGTATCCGACTGCCAAGCCGTGTGGCGTATGTGATTCGTGCAAGGAACTATCCAGGAACGGTTCAGGCTCATTGGACGTGGTCGAACTCGATGCGGCGTCGCACGGCGGTGTGGACGACGCGCGCGAGCTGCGCGAACAGGCAGGCTTTGCTCCAGTACGTGACCGCTTTAAGATTTTCATCATCGATGAGGCCCACATGGTCACGAATCAGGGCTTCAACGCGCTGCTCAAGCTGGTCGAGGAGCCGCCGCCGCACGTGAAGTTCATCTTCGCCACCACGGAGCCGGAGAAGGTGATCGGTACGATTCGCTCGCGTACCCACCACTACCCGTTCCGCCTCGTCCCGCCGCTGGACCTTGAAAAATACCTGGCGTTGCTGTGTGCCCAGGAGGGAGTGAGCGCGGGCAAGGATCTGCTGTCGCTGGTAGTGCGCGCGGGAACGGGATCTGTTCGCGACACCCTCTCGGTTCTTGACCAGATCATCGGTGGTTCGGAGGGCACCCGCCTCGACTACGACCGCGCAGTGGCCCTACTGGGCTATACGTCTGCGACCTTGCTGGACGAAGCAGTGGAAGCGATCTCGGCGCGCGATGGGGCTGCGCTGTTCGGCGTCGTGGACAAAGTGGTTAAGTCTGGTCATGATCCGCGGCGGTTCGTTGAGGATATGCTGCAGCGCCTGCGCGATCTCGTGATCATCGCGCTCGCGGGGGAGGAGGCGAAGGACGTCTTTGTCGCGGTGCCAGAGGATCAGTATGCGCGGATGCTCACCCAAGCGGGTGAGCTCGGGGCAGAGCGAGCCTCGCAGTGTGCGGACCTGACGAACGAGGCGCTGAGCGAGATGGTTGGTGCCACTGCGCCTCGGCTCCAGCTGGAGCTGCTGTGTGCGCGGCTGATTATTGCGAAAGTGGGTGTGCCGGCGCAGGCAGTGTCAGATGGGCCGGAGGCGCCTTCGCCTGAGGTCGCGAGCAGTCTGGCGAAGTTCCGTAAGCCAACGACGCCGACGCCGCAGCCCGCGAGGCAACCTAACTCGGCACCGGCGCAGGTCGCGCAGGGGGCGGTTGACCAACAAAAGCGGATGGACCAGATGGATCCGCGCAAACGCCCGATGCCAGCGTTCCCGGACATGGGGGCGCCTGCCAACCAAACGCGGGCGGCCACGCCCGAGCAGCCGACCACACCAGAACGGCCGGCCAGACCCCAACCTGCAGAACCCGAACTGCCCTCCCAAGCTATGGCAGATCACGCGAATCCTGCCACGCCGCCGCTCGGTGAAGATCCGTTAGCGCAGGTGGCTGCCCAGTGGTCGGCGATCATGGCGGACCAGAGCCTGTCTCGCGTTGCGCACGCCCAGCTCGGTGCCGCGCGTGGCCCGATCAAGGTTGAGGATGGAGTGCTCTACATCGGTTTCGAACAGCCGGGCTTGGCGAATGCGTTCACTGCGCGTGGCGCTCGCGAGGTTGAGCGAGTGATCTCGTCCAAATGCGGGATTAACCTGCGGGTGGCTGGAATCGCAGGAGGGGAGCCGCCCGCCCCAAAAGCTGATGCCGCGCAAGGCGCGGCGCCCGTCAAGGGTCTGCCAAGCCATCAGGTTCTGGTGCAAGCAGAGGCCGAGCGGCCAGCGCCCACAGCCCACACCACGAGTTCTGGCCCGGAACACACTGCCTTGGAGGCGGCTTCGCCCGAGGAGCCTGCTGACGGGGAAGAACCCGTCATCTGGGATGAGCCCTCGTACGCCCCCGAGGACCTCGCGCCCTGGCCCAATCCGCCCGCCGAGCAGTCCATTCTCGGCTCCGCCGCACAGAACTTCCCGATGCCGCCGCCTGCCCAACTACCTGCGGACTATACGGCGAATGGACGCGAGCCGAGCGACGGCGTCGTTGGTATAGGCGCCCAGGTGCCGCCGGTAGAAGACCCCTACACGCGCACAGCCGTAGGGAAGTGGGGAACTCCGCCGCCTCCAGCCCCGCCATCGGCCTCCGCTGCGGAGGACCCGGACGACGTCACTGTGCCTGATGAGGATCCCGAATGGGAGGGGGCTGCCGCAGATGACCCGGACATCTCACAATCCACAAAGGTGGGTCTGCAGGTGGTCCTCGAACGCTTCGACGCTAAGGTGATCGAAGAGCTGAAGGAGTCATAA